From a region of the Sphingopyxis sp. YR583 genome:
- the tsf gene encoding translation elongation factor Ts encodes MAEITAALVKELRDRTGAGMMDCKKALAENNGDIEASIDWLRTKGLAAAAKKAGRVAAEGLVGVATDGTRGAMVEVNSETDFVGKNEQFQEFVRDVTQVALAGNISDIEALAAAAYPSGGTVAEKLTSNIATIGENQSLRRSTIVSVNSGVVTGYVHNAAAPGMGKIGVLVALESTAGADVLEPLGKQLAMHVAAANPLALNGDDLDADLVARERAIAEEKAAQSGKPADIVSKMVDGAIAKYRKENALLSQLFVMDGKTPVAEVVAAAGKDVGATITLKGFVRFQLGEGIEKEESDFAAEVAAVAGV; translated from the coding sequence ATGGCTGAAATTACGGCCGCTCTCGTCAAGGAACTGCGCGACCGCACGGGCGCAGGCATGATGGACTGCAAAAAGGCGCTCGCCGAAAACAACGGTGACATCGAAGCGTCGATCGACTGGCTGCGCACCAAGGGCCTCGCCGCCGCCGCCAAGAAGGCTGGCCGCGTTGCTGCCGAAGGCCTCGTTGGCGTCGCAACCGACGGCACCCGCGGTGCAATGGTCGAAGTGAACAGCGAAACCGACTTCGTCGGCAAGAACGAGCAGTTCCAGGAATTCGTCCGCGACGTGACGCAGGTCGCGCTCGCCGGCAATATCTCGGACATCGAAGCGCTCGCCGCTGCAGCCTATCCGAGCGGCGGCACCGTCGCCGAGAAGCTGACCAGCAACATCGCGACGATCGGTGAAAACCAGTCGCTGCGCCGCTCGACCATCGTCTCGGTGAATTCGGGCGTTGTCACGGGCTATGTCCACAACGCTGCCGCACCCGGCATGGGCAAGATCGGCGTGCTCGTCGCGCTCGAATCGACCGCCGGTGCCGACGTTCTGGAACCGCTGGGCAAGCAGCTTGCGATGCATGTCGCCGCCGCGAACCCGCTGGCGCTGAACGGTGACGATCTCGACGCCGACCTCGTTGCTCGCGAACGCGCGATCGCCGAGGAGAAGGCCGCCCAGTCGGGCAAGCCCGCCGACATCGTTTCGAAGATGGTCGACGGCGCGATCGCCAAGTACCGCAAGGAAAACGCGCTGCTGTCGCAGCTGTTTGTGATGGACGGCAAGACCCCGGTCGCCGAAGTCGTCGCCGCTGCCGGCAAGGATGTCGGCGCGACGATCACGCTCAAGGGCTTC
- the rpsB gene encoding 30S ribosomal protein S2, producing MAAPVVTMQNLIEAGAHFGHQTHRWNPRMKPYIFGARNGIHILDLSQTVPLFARALDFIASTSAAGGKVLFVGTKRQAQGAIADAARASGQHFVNHRWLGGMLTNWKTISGSIKRLKMLEEQLSGDTSGLTKKEVLNKTRERDKLELSLGGIRDMGGIPDVMFVIDANKEELAIKEANVLGIPVVAILDSNVSPDGIAFPVPANDDAARAIRLYCDAVAQAATRGGQQARANRGEDLGAAVEPTAEPVLVEEAAAPVTEEEQVPAEAAAETERQSDA from the coding sequence ATGGCGGCACCTGTCGTCACGATGCAGAATCTTATCGAAGCTGGCGCCCATTTCGGCCACCAGACCCACCGTTGGAATCCGCGCATGAAGCCGTACATCTTCGGCGCGCGCAACGGCATCCACATTCTCGACCTGTCGCAGACCGTTCCGCTCTTTGCGCGCGCGCTCGACTTCATCGCCTCGACCTCGGCCGCCGGCGGCAAGGTGCTGTTCGTCGGCACCAAGCGCCAGGCGCAGGGTGCGATCGCCGATGCGGCCCGCGCTTCGGGCCAGCACTTCGTCAACCACCGCTGGCTGGGCGGCATGCTCACCAACTGGAAGACGATCTCGGGTTCGATCAAGCGCCTCAAGATGCTCGAAGAGCAGCTTTCGGGCGACACCTCGGGCCTCACCAAGAAGGAAGTGCTCAACAAGACCCGCGAACGCGACAAGCTCGAACTGAGCCTTGGCGGCATCCGCGACATGGGCGGCATTCCCGACGTGATGTTCGTGATCGACGCGAACAAGGAAGAGCTGGCGATCAAGGAAGCCAACGTTCTCGGCATCCCCGTCGTCGCGATCCTCGATTCGAACGTCTCGCCCGACGGCATCGCTTTCCCGGTTCCGGCGAACGATGACGCCGCGCGCGCCATCCGCCTCTATTGCGACGCGGTTGCCCAGGCGGCGACCCGTGGCGGCCAGCAGGCTCGCGCGAACCGCGGTGAAGATCTTGGCGCTGCTGTCGAACCGACCGCCGAACCCGTTCTGGTCGAAGAAGCTGCCGCTCCGGTGACCGAAGAAGAGCAGGTTCCGGCCGAAGCTGCTGCCGAAACCGAACGTCAGAGCGACGCATAA
- a CDS encoding CDP-alcohol phosphatidyltransferase family protein, with amino-acid sequence MGGIPLRAFAPNAITLLALCSGLTGVRFAIDGAWEAAITMIIVAGVLDGMDGRIARLLRAQSKFGAELDSLSDVIAFGVAPAMILFFWSLADAPKFGWTAALALAVCCALRLARFNSRMDADFQPHKSAGFNTGIPAPAGAGVSFVPVYLWLTTGNELFREWYVVMPWALGVAMLMISAIPTYSWSSIRLRRSWRLFALAGVGLLGAALVTAPWLTLLAVCAIYAATLPFGIASYARVRRRG; translated from the coding sequence ATCGGCGGTATCCCGCTGCGCGCCTTTGCGCCCAATGCGATCACCCTGCTCGCGCTCTGTTCGGGGCTCACCGGCGTCCGCTTTGCGATCGACGGTGCGTGGGAGGCGGCGATTACGATGATCATCGTCGCGGGCGTGCTCGACGGGATGGACGGGCGGATCGCGCGGCTGCTTCGCGCGCAGAGCAAGTTCGGCGCCGAACTCGATTCGCTGTCGGACGTGATCGCTTTTGGCGTCGCGCCGGCGATGATCCTGTTCTTCTGGTCGCTCGCCGATGCGCCGAAATTCGGCTGGACCGCTGCACTGGCGCTGGCGGTTTGTTGCGCGCTGCGCTTGGCGCGCTTCAATTCGCGCATGGATGCGGATTTCCAGCCGCACAAGTCGGCTGGCTTCAATACCGGCATCCCGGCGCCTGCGGGGGCAGGGGTGTCGTTCGTGCCCGTCTATCTGTGGCTGACGACGGGCAATGAGCTGTTCCGCGAATGGTATGTCGTGATGCCTTGGGCGCTCGGGGTCGCGATGCTGATGATCTCGGCCATTCCGACCTATAGCTGGTCATCGATCCGCTTGCGCCGGTCGTGGCGTCTTTTCGCACTGGCGGGGGTTGGCCTGCTCGGTGCCGCCCTCGTCACTGCGCCTTGGCTGACCCTGCTTGCGGTATGCGCAATCTATGCTGCGACGCTTCCGTTCGGCATCGCCAGCTATGCAAGGGTCAGGCGGCGCGGCTGA
- a CDS encoding phosphatidylserine decarboxylase, whose product MSNIISSNRPGGGIKWQWPSIHPEGRKFLLIAGIVTLCFWLLGWEIIGWLMLGVTVWVGAFFRDPVRVTPAEADVIIAPADGLITQIAEVPPPPEIAGPDGLGAAPMLRVSIFMSVFDVHINRTPVAGTLRKLVYIPGKFVNADLDKASEENERQHFVVERADGVRVGFTQIAGLVARRIMPFVTMGNELTTGQRVGLIRFGSRVDVYLPVGTTPQVLLGQRTLAGETVIARIGKAETIDGIGQ is encoded by the coding sequence ATGTCCAATATCATATCCTCGAACCGCCCCGGCGGCGGCATCAAATGGCAATGGCCCTCGATCCATCCGGAAGGGCGCAAATTCCTTTTGATTGCCGGTATCGTGACGCTCTGTTTCTGGCTGCTCGGCTGGGAAATAATCGGCTGGCTGATGCTGGGCGTGACCGTCTGGGTTGGCGCCTTCTTTCGCGATCCGGTGCGCGTTACGCCGGCGGAGGCCGATGTCATCATCGCGCCCGCCGACGGGCTCATCACCCAGATCGCCGAAGTCCCGCCGCCGCCCGAGATCGCGGGCCCCGACGGGCTGGGCGCGGCGCCGATGCTGCGCGTGTCGATTTTCATGAGCGTGTTCGACGTCCATATCAACCGCACCCCGGTCGCAGGAACGCTGCGCAAGCTTGTGTATATCCCGGGTAAATTCGTGAATGCCGACCTCGACAAGGCGAGCGAAGAGAATGAACGCCAGCATTTCGTCGTCGAGCGCGCCGATGGCGTTCGCGTCGGCTTCACCCAGATCGCCGGCCTTGTCGCGCGCCGCATCATGCCTTTTGTCACCATGGGCAACGAACTCACCACCGGCCAGCGCGTCGGCCTCATCCGTTTCGGCAGCCGCGTCGACGTCTATCTGCCCGTGGGAACGACGCCGCAGGTGTTGCTCGGCCAGCGCACGCTTGCCGGCGAGACGGTGATCGCCCGGATCGGCAAGGCCGAGACGATCGACGGGATTGGTCAGTAA
- a CDS encoding NADP-dependent isocitrate dehydrogenase: protein MGKIKVANPVVELDGDEMTRIIWQWIRERLILPYLDIDLHYYDLGIEKRDETDDKITVEAANAIKKYGVGVKCATITPDEARVEEFGLKKMWKSPNGTIRNILGGVVFREPIVMRNVPRLVPGWTDPIVVGRHAFGDQYKATDFRVPGPGKLRLVFEGEDGTLIDEEVFQFPSSGVAMGMYNLDDSIRDFARASLNYGLARQWPVYLSTKNTILKAYDGRFKDLFEEVFQAEFKAKFDEIGIVYEHRLIDDMVASALKWSGKFVWACKNYDGDVQSDTVAQGFGSLGLMTSVLMTPDGKTVESEAAHGTVTRHYRMHQQGKATSTNPIASIFAWTGGLKHRGKLDDNAALIKFADDLEKVCVATVESGKMTKDLALLIGPDQNWLTTEGFFEAIVENLEAKMGS, encoded by the coding sequence ATGGGCAAGATCAAGGTAGCCAACCCGGTCGTCGAACTCGACGGCGACGAAATGACCCGGATCATCTGGCAGTGGATCCGCGAGCGACTGATCCTCCCCTATCTCGATATCGACCTGCACTATTACGACCTCGGCATCGAGAAGCGCGACGAGACCGACGACAAGATCACCGTCGAAGCCGCGAATGCGATCAAGAAATATGGCGTCGGCGTGAAGTGCGCGACGATCACCCCCGACGAAGCGCGCGTCGAGGAATTCGGCCTCAAGAAGATGTGGAAGTCGCCGAACGGCACGATCCGCAACATCCTTGGCGGTGTCGTGTTCCGCGAACCGATCGTGATGCGCAACGTCCCCCGCCTCGTCCCCGGCTGGACCGACCCGATCGTCGTCGGCCGCCACGCATTCGGCGACCAGTATAAGGCGACCGACTTCCGCGTCCCCGGCCCCGGCAAGCTGCGCCTCGTGTTCGAAGGCGAGGACGGCACACTGATCGACGAGGAAGTGTTCCAGTTCCCTTCGTCTGGTGTCGCGATGGGCATGTACAACCTCGACGATTCGATCCGCGACTTCGCACGCGCCAGCCTGAACTATGGCCTCGCCCGCCAGTGGCCGGTGTATCTGTCGACCAAGAACACGATCTTGAAAGCCTATGACGGCCGCTTCAAGGATCTGTTCGAAGAAGTGTTCCAGGCCGAATTCAAGGCGAAGTTCGACGAGATCGGCATCGTATACGAACATCGCCTGATCGACGACATGGTCGCCTCGGCACTCAAGTGGAGCGGCAAGTTCGTCTGGGCCTGCAAGAATTACGACGGCGACGTCCAGTCGGACACCGTCGCGCAGGGCTTCGGCTCGCTCGGCCTGATGACCAGCGTGCTGATGACCCCCGACGGCAAGACCGTTGAATCGGAAGCCGCGCACGGCACCGTGACCCGCCACTACCGCATGCACCAGCAGGGCAAGGCGACGTCGACCAACCCGATCGCGTCGATCTTCGCCTGGACCGGCGGCCTCAAGCATCGCGGCAAGCTCGACGACAACGCCGCGCTGATCAAATTCGCCGACGACCTCGAAAAGGTCTGCGTCGCGACGGTCGAAAGCGGCAAGATGACCAAGGATCTGGCGCTGCTGATCGGTCCCGATCAGAACTGGCTGACGACCGAAGGTTTCTTCGAGGCGATCGTCGAAAATCTCGAAGCCAAAATGGGAAGCTGA
- a CDS encoding cation:proton antiporter domain-containing protein, translated as MVSETETSLIGDALVVLGAAGIVIPAFARFRLPPVIGFILVGLLVGPSGLGSLTGDYPWLRHVTIGSAEEIALFAELGIVLLLFSIGLELSFRRLWQLRKLVFGIGAAELTLCGLILGTALLLLGDLSPPAAYGLGIALALSSTALVLPIAGTKSAVGKSAFSMLLFEDLALVPIIFILAALSPATSGDSAELLLTTLWQGALVVAALAIGGWFLLPKIFAQAARAKDPELFLAASLLVVIVAALATAAVGLSPIVGALLAGLMIAETEYHNEVEAITAPFKGLALGVFLISVGMGLNLKSIAALWPQLIAAVVGVVLVKAVVTAALLRFSGVARRGTAAEVGLLMSSPSETTLIVLATALQAQLISRSTAEFWQLVTAIGLTITPLLARIGHDIARRIEMRTGEGQLDETPEGRTVIVGFGRVGHTVAELLREHERPYIAVDADIDTVAAARRDGFSVRFADVARPGSLDKLGIEHAKAIVLTMDDPVQQLRMTRQLRQKYPDLPIISRARDADHAGALYQAGASDAVPETLESSLQLAEAVLIDLGVAMGPVIASIHDVRAKMRHDIMTKGKLEHEPRIRRTRRTPGGSETA; from the coding sequence ATGGTATCGGAAACAGAAACCTCGCTTATCGGCGATGCGCTGGTGGTGCTGGGCGCCGCGGGCATCGTCATCCCGGCATTCGCCCGTTTCCGCCTGCCGCCCGTGATCGGTTTCATCCTCGTCGGGCTGCTCGTCGGCCCCTCGGGCCTCGGATCGCTGACCGGCGATTATCCCTGGCTGCGTCACGTCACGATCGGATCGGCCGAGGAGATCGCCCTCTTCGCCGAACTCGGCATCGTCCTGCTGCTCTTCTCGATCGGTCTCGAACTGTCGTTCCGCCGCCTGTGGCAGCTGCGCAAACTTGTCTTCGGCATCGGCGCCGCCGAACTGACCCTGTGCGGGCTGATCCTCGGCACCGCGCTTTTGTTGCTCGGCGATCTGTCGCCCCCCGCCGCTTATGGCCTTGGCATCGCCCTCGCCCTCTCGTCGACCGCGCTTGTGCTGCCGATCGCCGGTACCAAGTCGGCGGTCGGAAAATCGGCCTTTTCGATGCTGCTGTTCGAGGATCTGGCGCTCGTCCCGATCATCTTCATCCTCGCCGCGCTATCGCCCGCAACCTCTGGCGACAGCGCCGAACTGCTGCTGACGACGCTTTGGCAAGGCGCGCTCGTCGTCGCGGCGCTCGCGATCGGCGGCTGGTTCCTGCTGCCGAAGATCTTCGCGCAGGCCGCGCGCGCCAAGGATCCCGAACTGTTCCTGGCCGCCAGCCTCCTTGTGGTCATCGTCGCCGCGCTCGCGACCGCAGCGGTCGGCCTTTCCCCCATCGTCGGCGCGCTGCTCGCTGGGCTGATGATCGCCGAGACCGAATATCACAACGAGGTCGAAGCGATCACCGCGCCGTTCAAGGGTCTCGCGCTCGGGGTGTTCCTGATCAGCGTCGGAATGGGGCTGAACCTCAAGAGCATCGCGGCGCTGTGGCCGCAGTTGATCGCGGCGGTCGTCGGCGTCGTGCTGGTCAAGGCGGTCGTTACCGCCGCGCTGCTGCGCTTTTCGGGGGTTGCCCGCCGCGGCACCGCCGCCGAGGTCGGCCTGCTGATGTCGAGCCCTTCGGAAACGACCCTGATCGTGCTCGCGACGGCGCTGCAAGCGCAGCTCATCAGCCGCAGCACCGCCGAATTCTGGCAACTCGTCACCGCGATCGGACTGACCATCACGCCGCTTCTCGCCCGTATCGGTCACGATATCGCACGGCGGATCGAGATGCGCACCGGCGAAGGCCAGCTCGACGAAACGCCCGAAGGCCGTACTGTCATCGTCGGTTTCGGCCGCGTCGGGCACACCGTCGCGGAACTGCTGCGCGAGCATGAACGCCCCTATATCGCGGTCGACGCCGACATCGACACCGTCGCCGCCGCGCGGCGCGACGGTTTCAGCGTGCGCTTCGCCGACGTGGCTCGGCCGGGAAGCCTCGACAAGCTGGGTATCGAACATGCGAAAGCGATCGTGCTGACGATGGACGACCCGGTGCAGCAACTGCGCATGACGCGCCAACTGCGCCAGAAATATCCCGACCTGCCGATCATCAGCCGTGCGCGCGACGCCGACCATGCGGGGGCACTTTATCAGGCCGGCGCAAGCGATGCCGTGCCCGAGACGCTCGAAAGCTCGTTGCAGCTTGCCGAGGCGGTGCTCATCGACCTCGGCGTCGCAATGGGGCCAGTGATCGCGTCGATTCACGATGTCCGCGCCAAGATGCGGCACGACATCATGACGAAGGGCAAACTGGAACATGAACCGCGGATCAGGCGGACGCGGCGGACGCCCGGAGGCAGCGAAACCGCCTAG
- a CDS encoding M16 family metallopeptidase, translating to MSYSPARQPLRFARSFLLAGAAALLLTPLAASAQGVAAKTTAQNQAKNSDWLYAGSDIPRDTAWQFGVLPNGVRYAVRNNGVPPGQVSIRVRMDVGSMFETEEERGYAHLLEHLTFRGSEHIPDGEAKRIWQRFGVTFGSDSNAQTTPTQTVYQLDLPSVTPANLDESMKLLSGMVREPRISELAVAAERGVVMSELRESDGPQKRIGDATNAHLFAGQLLGDRSPIGTTASLGKANATSVAAFHNRWYRPDRAVVVIVGDADPAVLAGLVAKYYGDWKADGPNPANPDFGKPDPKEPEALEIVEANQPLALTLAMVRPWKKRIDTVENTRRLYLEFIAQALVNRRLENRARSGGSYLVATVEQQYVSRSADVTMASIVPLSDWKAALADVRGVVADAVSNPPSQADIDREANEIQAFLVKELENARNEPGARLADDMVRAVDINETVTSPQGQVDMFKAIRASATPKVMLDISKAIFAAPVTRVVLTTPTAAGGNAAVLAALKAPVTARDDRLAAVKADFKQLPSFGPGGAISSTSSLLGLRAERLEFANGVTALVSNNKVEPGKVRVNVRFGTGNRSVAADAPNLLWTGDYALVASGIGPWGQNEIDQLTNGRQIQMNFAIDDDAFELSAESNPADLADQMRLIAGKLAQPRWDPQPVERLRIGFLTGYDLNDATPNAVLDRNLRGWLTNNDARWAAPDKAQIEALTPAAFRAFWEPRLASGPIEVQIFGDLETVDYKKILAETLGALAPRQTLAPPAGQRVDFAKHVTVPEIAYHRGQQGQAAAMTAWPTGGGLASPRDARGLEVLAAIFNDRLFDRLRAEQGASYGPVVDSHWPTGFDTGGYLLVGSLLAPKDLDRFYGIAKDIAADLVAKPVTSDELSRNAGPIREQVARASTGNVYWMFLLEGATRDPRVTAAALSIQDDISAVTAADIQRLARQYLTPERQWSLAILPKGMSLADASALGAAAAAPAPTAGGR from the coding sequence ATGTCCTATTCTCCCGCGCGCCAGCCGCTTCGTTTTGCCCGTTCCTTCCTACTCGCCGGCGCCGCCGCGCTGCTCCTCACGCCGCTTGCCGCCAGTGCGCAGGGTGTCGCGGCGAAAACGACTGCCCAAAACCAGGCGAAGAACAGCGACTGGCTTTATGCCGGCAGCGACATCCCGCGCGATACCGCGTGGCAATTTGGCGTGCTTCCCAACGGGGTGCGCTATGCGGTGCGTAACAATGGCGTGCCGCCGGGACAGGTTTCGATCCGCGTGCGCATGGACGTCGGTTCGATGTTCGAAACCGAGGAAGAGCGGGGCTATGCCCATTTGCTCGAGCATCTGACCTTCCGTGGATCGGAACATATTCCCGACGGCGAAGCCAAGCGCATCTGGCAGCGGTTCGGGGTTACTTTCGGTAGCGATTCGAACGCGCAGACGACGCCGACGCAAACCGTCTATCAACTCGACCTGCCAAGCGTGACGCCGGCCAATCTCGACGAAAGCATGAAATTGCTGTCGGGCATGGTTCGCGAACCCCGGATATCCGAGCTTGCGGTCGCTGCGGAGCGTGGCGTCGTGATGTCCGAACTGCGCGAATCGGACGGCCCGCAAAAGCGGATCGGCGATGCGACCAACGCCCATCTGTTCGCGGGCCAGCTTCTCGGCGATCGCTCGCCGATCGGTACGACAGCCTCGCTCGGGAAAGCGAACGCAACGTCGGTCGCCGCTTTCCACAATCGCTGGTATCGCCCCGACCGCGCGGTCGTCGTCATCGTCGGTGATGCCGACCCGGCGGTTCTCGCCGGGCTGGTCGCGAAATATTATGGCGACTGGAAAGCCGACGGCCCGAACCCGGCCAATCCCGATTTCGGCAAGCCCGATCCGAAGGAGCCCGAAGCGCTTGAGATCGTCGAGGCAAACCAGCCGCTCGCACTGACGCTGGCGATGGTGCGGCCATGGAAAAAACGTATCGACACGGTCGAAAATACGCGGCGGCTCTACCTCGAATTCATCGCGCAGGCGCTGGTCAACCGGCGGCTGGAAAATCGGGCGCGCAGCGGCGGCAGCTATCTGGTCGCGACCGTCGAACAACAATATGTCAGCCGTAGCGCAGACGTGACGATGGCATCGATCGTTCCCCTGAGCGACTGGAAGGCGGCGTTGGCCGACGTGCGCGGCGTCGTCGCCGATGCGGTAAGCAATCCGCCCTCGCAGGCCGATATCGACCGCGAAGCTAACGAGATTCAGGCGTTTCTGGTCAAGGAGCTGGAAAATGCGCGCAACGAGCCCGGCGCGCGGCTCGCCGACGACATGGTTCGCGCGGTCGACATCAACGAAACGGTGACCAGTCCGCAGGGACAGGTCGACATGTTCAAAGCGATCCGCGCCTCGGCGACGCCGAAGGTGATGCTCGACATCAGCAAGGCGATTTTCGCGGCGCCGGTCACGCGCGTCGTTCTGACCACCCCGACCGCGGCGGGCGGCAATGCCGCCGTCCTCGCGGCGCTGAAAGCGCCCGTCACTGCGCGCGACGACCGGCTGGCAGCGGTGAAGGCCGATTTCAAACAGCTTCCCTCATTCGGTCCGGGGGGGGCGATCAGTTCGACCAGCAGCCTTCTTGGCCTGCGCGCCGAGCGGCTGGAGTTTGCGAACGGCGTGACTGCGCTGGTGTCGAACAACAAGGTCGAACCGGGCAAGGTGCGCGTCAATGTCCGTTTCGGCACCGGCAACCGCAGCGTCGCCGCCGACGCGCCGAACCTTCTGTGGACAGGCGATTATGCGCTGGTCGCAAGCGGCATCGGACCGTGGGGTCAGAACGAGATCGACCAGCTGACCAACGGCCGGCAAATCCAGATGAACTTCGCGATCGACGACGATGCGTTCGAACTGTCGGCCGAAAGCAATCCGGCCGATCTCGCCGACCAGATGCGGCTGATCGCGGGCAAGCTCGCCCAGCCGCGCTGGGATCCGCAGCCGGTCGAGCGGCTGCGCATCGGTTTCCTCACCGGATATGATCTCAACGATGCGACGCCCAACGCCGTGCTCGACCGCAATTTGCGCGGCTGGCTGACGAACAATGACGCGCGCTGGGCCGCACCTGACAAGGCGCAGATCGAGGCGCTGACCCCCGCCGCCTTCCGCGCCTTCTGGGAACCGCGGCTCGCCAGCGGCCCGATCGAGGTGCAGATCTTCGGCGATCTCGAAACGGTCGATTACAAGAAGATCCTCGCCGAAACGCTCGGTGCTCTTGCGCCGCGCCAAACGCTGGCGCCGCCGGCCGGTCAGCGCGTCGACTTCGCCAAGCATGTCACCGTGCCTGAAATCGCCTACCATCGCGGCCAGCAGGGGCAGGCGGCGGCGATGACCGCCTGGCCGACCGGCGGCGGGCTCGCCAGCCCGCGCGACGCGCGCGGGCTCGAAGTTCTCGCGGCAATCTTCAACGACCGGTTGTTCGATCGCCTTCGCGCGGAGCAGGGGGCAAGCTATGGCCCGGTCGTCGACAGCCACTGGCCGACGGGCTTCGATACGGGCGGCTATCTGCTCGTCGGCAGCCTGCTCGCGCCGAAGGATCTCGATCGTTTCTATGGCATCGCAAAGGATATTGCCGCCGATCTCGTCGCGAAACCTGTTACCTCCGACGAGCTTTCGCGCAATGCCGGGCCGATCCGCGAACAAGTCGCGCGTGCTTCGACCGGCAATGTCTATTGGATGTTCCTGCTCGAAGGCGCGACCCGCGACCCGCGCGTCACGGCGGCGGCGCTGTCGATCCAGGACGATATTTCGGCGGTCACTGCCGCCGATATTCAGCGACTGGCGCGGCAATATCTGACGCCCGAGCGGCAATGGTCGCTGGCGATCCTGCCCAAGGGCATGTCGCTGGCCGATGCGTCGGCTTTGGGTGCTGCGGCCGCGGCGCCTGCGCCGACGGCCGGGGGGCGCTAG
- a CDS encoding carbon-nitrogen hydrolase family protein produces MTEKTVPLAALIQMTSGLDPDDNLAVIDRAMGEAAAQGATMAFLPEMSLLLDRDRARSGAHIAREADSPWPAALQTMAQRHAIWLHTGSIPLLADTGERRVNRSHVIAADGSIRARYDKIHMFDVTLPTGENWQESAAYEGGDTAVVVETPLGQMGLSVCYDLRFPELYRALVDRGATVIAIPAAFTVPTGEAHWHVLMRARAIETGCHVLAAAQNGTHADGRDTYGHSIAVDPWGAVLADAGNGVSDKGYMLAVAPIASETGVKARQAIPLARSRANRNLSL; encoded by the coding sequence ATGACCGAAAAAACCGTCCCGCTCGCCGCGCTGATCCAGATGACAAGCGGCCTCGACCCCGATGACAATCTCGCGGTCATCGATCGTGCGATGGGTGAGGCCGCGGCGCAGGGGGCAACGATGGCCTTCCTGCCCGAAATGTCGCTGCTACTCGACCGCGACCGCGCACGATCGGGCGCACATATCGCGCGCGAAGCCGACAGTCCCTGGCCCGCCGCCTTACAGACGATGGCGCAACGGCACGCGATATGGCTGCATACGGGATCGATACCGCTGCTCGCCGACACCGGTGAGCGGCGCGTCAACCGCAGCCATGTCATCGCCGCCGACGGCAGCATCCGCGCGCGCTATGACAAAATCCACATGTTCGACGTTACCCTGCCCACGGGCGAAAACTGGCAGGAATCGGCGGCCTATGAAGGCGGCGATACCGCGGTGGTCGTCGAGACTCCATTGGGACAGATGGGACTCAGCGTCTGTTACGACCTGCGGTTTCCCGAGCTCTACCGCGCGCTCGTCGACCGCGGTGCCACCGTCATCGCGATCCCCGCCGCCTTCACCGTACCGACCGGCGAAGCGCACTGGCATGTGCTGATGCGCGCAAGGGCGATCGAAACCGGCTGCCATGTACTGGCCGCGGCGCAAAACGGCACGCATGCCGACGGACGGGATACCTATGGCCACAGTATCGCGGTTGATCCGTGGGGCGCCGTCCTCGCGGACGCAGGGAACGGGGTGAGCGACAAGGGCTATATGTTGGCGGTGGCACCGATCGCCTCGGAAACAGGCGTCAAGGCCCGACAGGCGATTCCGCTCGCGCGGTCACGGGCGAACCGGAATCTCAGCCTCTGA
- a CDS encoding NUDIX hydrolase yields the protein MSDTPPTLPPETLPDGAIPAATLVIMRPSDSGGPDEILMVKRSTTMAFAAGAVVFPGGRVDPDDYRVARLYGLGIDEADGAARVAALRETLEETGLAVGWPALAEGDVAEVRQALLAGTLLSDILAARGDRIALESFVPFARWCPNFKEARTFDTRFFAVAAPQHNHELTVEEAEHSHIFWASATDTLAMADRGEVSVIFPTRRNLERLALAANFSSFSEHSGLFPVELITPWIEEREGASFLCIPEHLGYPVTSESFERVRRG from the coding sequence ATGAGCGATACGCCCCCGACCTTGCCGCCCGAAACCTTGCCCGACGGCGCCATTCCCGCGGCGACATTGGTCATCATGCGTCCGTCGGACAGCGGCGGTCCCGACGAGATATTGATGGTCAAGCGGTCGACCACCATGGCCTTTGCGGCCGGGGCGGTCGTGTTTCCCGGCGGCCGCGTCGATCCTGACGATTACCGGGTCGCGCGTCTCTATGGGCTCGGAATCGACGAAGCCGACGGCGCGGCGCGGGTTGCTGCGCTACGCGAGACGCTGGAGGAAACCGGGCTTGCGGTCGGCTGGCCGGCGCTGGCCGAGGGCGACGTCGCCGAGGTACGGCAGGCGCTGCTGGCCGGCACCCTGCTTTCGGACATATTGGCGGCGCGGGGCGACCGAATCGCATTGGAATCCTTCGTTCCGTTTGCGCGGTGGTGCCCCAACTTCAAAGAAGCGCGGACCTTCGACACACGCTTCTTCGCTGTTGCAGCGCCGCAACACAATCACGAGCTGACGGTCGAAGAGGCCGAACATAGTCATATTTTCTGGGCAAGCGCGACGGACACGCTGGCGATGGCCGACCGCGGCGAAGTATCGGTGATTTTTCCGACCCGTCGCAATCTCGAACGGCTGGCACTTGCCGCTAATTTTTCCAGCTTTTCTGAGCACTCCGGGCTGTTTCCGGTGGAATTGATCACGCCATGGATCGAGGAACGCGAAGGAGCGTCCTTCCTCTGCATTCCCGAGCACCTTGGATACCCCGTCACAAGCGAATCCTTCGAACGCGTTCGGCGCGGGTAA